A window of Azospirillum lipoferum 4B contains these coding sequences:
- a CDS encoding 5-oxoprolinase subunit B family protein, which translates to MQTRYSYGGDEHIFVEMDEEMSLEAFFKSMSITNAVRAAHIDGITEICPANGSFQIKFDPDRIAPDELMGRLRALEQAADKAEKRLETRIVEVPVFYRDPWTTETLMRFRERHQDPQSTDLEYAARMNGYDTVEQFIHAHHASPWFVSMVGFVAGLPFLYQLVERSRQIQVPKYLRPRTDTPKHTIGHGGCFGCVYSVRGAGGYQMFGITPMPIYDPTQKVSYLREFMVFFRPGDIVKWKPIDREEYDAITADVAANRYEPRIRKVTFDLDSFNADIDGTNQRLMETLHGV; encoded by the coding sequence ATGCAGACCCGCTATTCCTACGGTGGCGACGAGCACATCTTCGTCGAAATGGACGAGGAGATGTCGCTCGAAGCCTTCTTCAAGAGCATGTCGATCACCAATGCGGTCCGGGCCGCGCACATCGACGGCATCACCGAGATCTGCCCGGCCAACGGCAGCTTCCAGATCAAGTTCGACCCCGACCGCATCGCCCCGGACGAGCTGATGGGCCGGCTGCGCGCGCTGGAACAGGCGGCGGACAAGGCGGAGAAGCGGCTGGAGACCCGCATCGTCGAGGTGCCGGTCTTCTACCGCGATCCCTGGACCACCGAAACGCTGATGCGCTTCCGCGAGCGGCACCAGGATCCGCAGAGCACCGATCTGGAATACGCCGCCCGGATGAACGGCTACGACACGGTGGAGCAGTTCATCCACGCCCACCATGCCTCGCCCTGGTTCGTGTCGATGGTGGGGTTCGTCGCCGGCCTGCCCTTCCTCTACCAGCTGGTCGAGCGGTCGCGGCAAATCCAGGTGCCGAAATATCTGCGCCCGCGCACCGACACGCCCAAGCATACCATCGGCCATGGCGGCTGCTTCGGCTGCGTCTATTCGGTGCGCGGCGCCGGCGGCTACCAGATGTTCGGCATCACGCCGATGCCGATCTACGACCCGACCCAGAAGGTCTCCTACCTGCGCGAGTTCATGGTGTTCTTCCGGCCCGGCGACATCGTGAAATGGAAGCCGATCGACCGCGAGGAATACGACGCCATCACCGCCGACGTCGCGGCCAACCGCTACGAACCGCGCATCCGCAAGGTCACCTTCGATCTGGACAGCTTCAACGCGGACATCGACGGCACCAACCAGCGGCTGATGGAGACCCTCCATGGCGTTTAA
- a CDS encoding acetyl-CoA carboxylase biotin carboxylase subunit, whose product MTIRRLFVANRGEIAVRIIRAARSLGIETVQAYSEADRDMLAVKLADEAVCVGRPAARHSYLDAAGLVAAARKAGCDAVHPGYGFLSENAEFAEMVESFGMVFVGPKADTIRRMGDKAAAREAAIAAGVPVVPGSQGRVADVDAALAAAEAIGYPVMIKAAAGGGGRGIRIAETPDELRRLAPQAQSEAQAAFGDGGLYLERVIGNARHIEVQILGDGTRSIHCFERECSLQRRRQKVWEEAPAACLDEATRARLCASAVALAESVGYRGAGTLEYLYDEPTGAFYFIEMNTRIQVEHPVTEMITGIDLVAAMIRIAGGEPLPVTQDQVTRTGHAIEVRINAEDPAAGFLPSPGTVERLSVPAGPEVRFDGMIYEGYTVPPFYDSLLGKLIVHGATRDEAIDRMAAALEGFTVTGLKTTVPLHKALAADPDVRAGRAHTRFLESWLAGNPAFNPQKAAQ is encoded by the coding sequence ATGACGATCCGTCGCCTGTTCGTCGCCAACCGCGGCGAGATCGCGGTGCGGATCATCCGCGCCGCCAGGAGCCTGGGCATCGAAACCGTCCAGGCCTATTCCGAAGCCGACCGCGACATGCTGGCGGTCAAGCTGGCCGACGAGGCGGTCTGCGTCGGCCGTCCGGCGGCCCGGCATTCCTATCTCGATGCGGCGGGGCTGGTGGCGGCGGCGCGGAAGGCCGGCTGCGATGCCGTCCATCCCGGCTACGGCTTCCTGTCGGAGAATGCCGAATTCGCCGAGATGGTGGAGAGCTTCGGCATGGTCTTCGTCGGTCCGAAGGCCGACACCATCCGCCGCATGGGCGACAAGGCCGCCGCCCGCGAGGCCGCCATCGCCGCTGGGGTGCCGGTGGTCCCCGGATCGCAGGGCCGCGTCGCCGATGTGGACGCAGCGCTCGCCGCCGCCGAGGCCATCGGCTATCCGGTGATGATCAAGGCAGCGGCGGGCGGCGGCGGGCGCGGCATCCGCATCGCCGAGACTCCCGACGAGCTGCGCCGCCTCGCCCCGCAGGCCCAGTCGGAGGCCCAGGCCGCCTTCGGCGACGGTGGACTCTATCTGGAGCGGGTGATCGGCAATGCCCGCCACATCGAGGTGCAGATCCTCGGCGACGGCACCCGCTCCATCCATTGCTTCGAGCGCGAATGCTCGCTGCAGCGCCGCCGGCAGAAGGTCTGGGAGGAGGCGCCCGCCGCCTGCCTGGACGAGGCCACCCGCGCGCGGCTGTGCGCCTCGGCGGTGGCGCTGGCCGAAAGCGTCGGCTACCGCGGCGCCGGCACGCTGGAATATCTCTATGACGAGCCGACCGGCGCCTTCTACTTCATCGAGATGAACACCCGCATCCAGGTCGAGCATCCGGTGACCGAGATGATCACCGGCATCGATCTGGTGGCAGCGATGATCCGCATCGCCGGAGGCGAGCCGCTGCCGGTGACCCAGGATCAGGTGACGCGGACCGGCCACGCCATCGAGGTGCGCATCAATGCCGAGGATCCGGCCGCCGGCTTCCTGCCCAGCCCCGGCACGGTCGAACGCCTGTCGGTGCCGGCCGGTCCGGAGGTCCGTTTCGACGGCATGATCTATGAGGGCTATACGGTTCCGCCCTTCTACGATTCCCTGCTCGGCAAGCTGATCGTGCATGGCGCGACGCGGGACGAAGCCATCGACCGCATGGCGGCGGCGCTGGAGGGCTTCACCGTCACCGGGCTGAAGACCACCGTCCCGCTGCACAAGGCGCTGGCCGCCGACCCGGATGTCCGGGCGGGCAGGGCGCACACCCGGTTCCTGGAAAGCTGGCTGGCCGGGAACCCCGCATTCAATCCCCAGAAGGCCGCGCAATAG
- a CDS encoding acetyl-CoA carboxylase — MPEIRSPLPGSFYRRPAPGQPPFKEVGDRVEPGDVIGLVEVMKSFNEIRADVAGTILSFAVEDEEPVMAGAVLVELEG, encoded by the coding sequence ATGCCCGAAATCCGCTCCCCCCTTCCCGGCTCCTTCTACCGGCGCCCCGCCCCCGGACAGCCGCCCTTCAAGGAAGTCGGCGACCGGGTCGAGCCGGGCGACGTCATCGGCCTCGTCGAGGTGATGAAGAGCTTCAACGAGATCCGCGCCGACGTCGCCGGCACCATCCTGAGCTTCGCGGTGGAGGATGAGGAGCCGGTGATGGCCGGCGCCGTCCTCGTCGAGCTGGAAGGCTGA
- a CDS encoding 5-oxoprolinase subunit PxpA, with product MARTMVDLNCDLGEGYGQWTLGEASDDALMDLISSANVATGFHAGDPNLMDRVVRLGVERGVALGAHPGYRDLQGFGRRVIQAKPEELVNDILYQVGALREFARRHGTRLQHVKPHGALYMEAAKDETLSRLMVEALLKSSPDTLLFCMDVSKTCAVAEAAGLPVIREFYADRDYDRSGSIVFARRMRPLDPAEVADKCVRACCDGKVRTVEGDDIDIAFDSICFHSDTPGALAIGTAVRDALLKDGLRIVAAADLVAQTR from the coding sequence TTGGCTCGTACAATGGTCGATCTCAACTGTGACCTCGGCGAGGGGTACGGCCAGTGGACGCTCGGCGAGGCCTCCGACGATGCGCTGATGGACCTCATCAGCTCGGCCAATGTCGCCACCGGTTTCCATGCGGGCGATCCCAATCTGATGGATCGGGTGGTGCGGCTGGGGGTTGAGCGCGGCGTGGCCCTGGGCGCCCACCCCGGGTATCGCGACCTGCAGGGCTTCGGCCGCCGCGTCATCCAGGCCAAGCCCGAGGAGCTGGTGAACGACATCCTCTATCAGGTCGGCGCGCTGCGCGAATTCGCCCGCCGCCACGGCACCCGGCTGCAGCATGTCAAGCCGCATGGCGCCCTTTACATGGAGGCGGCGAAGGACGAGACGCTGTCGCGTCTGATGGTCGAGGCGCTGCTGAAGTCCAGCCCCGACACCCTGCTGTTCTGCATGGACGTGTCGAAGACCTGCGCCGTCGCCGAGGCGGCCGGCCTGCCGGTCATCCGCGAGTTCTACGCGGACCGCGACTATGACCGCAGCGGCTCCATCGTCTTCGCCCGCCGGATGCGGCCGCTCGACCCGGCGGAGGTCGCCGACAAATGCGTCCGCGCCTGCTGCGACGGCAAGGTGCGGACGGTGGAGGGCGACGACATCGACATCGCCTTCGACTCGATCTGCTTCCACTCCGACACGCCGGGCGCGCTCGCCATCGGAACCGCCGTGCGCGACGCCCTGCTGAAGGACGGACTGCGCATCGTCGCGGCCGCCGATCTGGTCGCCCAGACCCGCTGA